From one Planktothrix agardhii NIES-204 genomic stretch:
- a CDS encoding filamentous haemagglutinin outer membrane protein — protein sequence MGGNITLDGIAVNNQPFNHGILLTNSSLNSGNGNVNLTGTSGLQTETNIGVWLEQSTINSEAGNISIVGNSKGSQTNNIGVLLNNNSTLQSRTGNITLTGSSENGLNSFGVNLNQSNISTVDGTIKITGTPAGINNSVAVYISDSNIASTGTGNIDLNGNNNATGNNNDGISILNNSLISSTGTGNITLSGVSGQGNISEGIFIANGKIQTLNSDIKINGLGQGLTSSIGIFIGDGGEIVSTGIGNINLDGLSIATGNSSHGIALFGGANITATATGNINLVGSSSQTPDSHGILILDNPIIGVINGNLNLTGVSSSSLGGQGILLGNSLIQSSGTGSINLTGTGNSTGSESNGIILINTAEINSLASGNINIQGRSAAVANSQAVGIFGESKIQSNTGSILIDGVNNGENGENTNSVIIGENTPITTTGSGSITISGNRDLLINSVTNTGGEINLQSSEGNINSSFGIIDSSSIQGSGGNIAINAAGNIRVAGINARGNTQGGSVSLTSANNIITVTDNINTSATTGQGNTITVSATNGEINTQAGILDSSSSDNDGGNQTLNASGTITLGGINTSTASNSTNSQAGTLDISSGNNTINLTGDINTSATKGQGSDVNFNANVILPKPNITINTTGNNSGGNVTFNGTINGGINPTPTLPLLMGGRNSLTLETGTGDATFSQAIGDSLPLQNLIINSGNVVTQSAVTVENGGINVNATQNINLGDTITANNSPIDVSATGDITTADIISNGSRISLTSNTGNINTASGILNSSSTTENGGEINLNAAENLTIGAVITRTESNLGTSQAGTLTLSGNTINLTNNIDTSATIGSGNNIIFNSPVILDADIVTLNTSGTARSGNVTFNNTVDSNTPGTANLTLEAGTGTVNINQAIGATNPLNTLNLTSGDVNSNGGINLEGEGININSSGTVNLTQPITATNTATININAENNITTANLTTQGQAIILNSNTGNIDSSGGIINSSSPNSNGGDITMTTPANITLGEINTSTQNNQAGNVTLNTGNNPIILNGDINTSSNNGVGSQQQYNSPLQLASPNITLTSSGTNNSGDIIFNNSINGNSNLTLNAGSGNITFSTVGDSNPLSSLQVNTTGLTTLKGNLTTNNNIDFSNASGGTQLENPIIINTTGNNGNILFNNSPITGSQTLTLNAGNGTISLNTVGNNNNPINGLIFQQASALNLFGDIYTSAGLNFSSVNTVNVSGNSVTLDTSIGNGAIDFIGSTLGGQGKLTLNAGNNDVNLDTFTTESTLNGLGITAGTVQANAPITLGSGGLNINASNIVNLNANILSNGTVAVTANNDITTRDITASPGITLNSRNGNITVNSLNSSSPNANGGGISLSTPQGNITTNTLNSSSPGNAGGNISLEANTGNVTTGNILTSGSTGGNVTVKAQTSITTGQIDTQGQTQGGNVFLDPINDVQVEFINAESPNGLGGNVFAESTQGYFRATNSFPTQFSPTGTASISTAGRLGGGSITIRQAGGPLNPPVAPFEIGGNLAMNGTASVITTGDFNILPLQSFEGSFTSGNIVISTDDAPNIPPNVNQPLIDTEVILQEDVLIRPDQEQKIEETSPEIIINDNNTTGDFNILPPQSFEGSFTSGNIVISTDDAPNIPPNVNQPLIDTGVILQQDALIPPDQEQKIEETSPEIIINDNNNFLPKKILSTVDIAFGFDNLDSTFLALEQSRNQEFKQHLGVQGTQLNRSEVQQLLKELEIKTKQVYAIVYIVSREEQLEIIVVPSFGEPIRHSVPEATKEKLFPVVRQLQSEITNPRKRDKVSYQAPAKQLYQWMIQPIEDNLKRLGISTILFSLDAGLRSLPMAVLWDGQQFLTEKYGISLIPSTSLIDFRYQPIGQAQVLAMGASQFQQQNPLPAVPIELQNITEIWPGEKFLNERFTLENLKSQRRISDFQVIHLATHADFKTGSPSNSFIQLWNEKLPLTELPNLGWDNPIVELLTLSACRTALGDRRSELGFAGLAVQAGVKSALASLWYVSDQGTLGLMSEFYESLKQAPIKAIALQEAQIDMIQGKTRIENDQLITTFGAIPLPENLTEFNITSLSHPYYWSGFTMIGSPW from the coding sequence ATAACTCCCTAATTTCTTCCACAGGAACCGGAAATATTACCTTATCGGGGGTTAGTGGTCAGGGTAATATTAGCGAGGGAATTTTTATCGCGAATGGAAAAATACAAACCCTAAATAGTGATATTAAAATTAACGGTTTGGGACAGGGTTTAACCTCAAGTATAGGAATTTTTATTGGGGATGGAGGTGAAATTGTTTCTACTGGAATTGGGAATATTAATTTAGATGGACTTAGTATTGCTACGGGGAATAGTAGTCATGGAATTGCCCTATTTGGAGGTGCAAATATTACCGCGACAGCAACGGGAAATATTAATTTAGTGGGAAGTAGTAGTCAAACTCCCGATAGTCATGGGATTTTGATTTTAGATAACCCTATTATTGGGGTTATTAATGGAAATCTGAATTTAACTGGAGTGAGTTCATCTTCTTTAGGTGGACAGGGTATTTTATTGGGAAATAGTCTAATTCAATCGTCAGGAACAGGGAGCATTAATTTAACTGGAACTGGCAATAGTACGGGGAGTGAGAGTAATGGGATTATTTTAATTAATACCGCAGAAATTAATAGTTTAGCGAGTGGGAATATTAATATTCAAGGTCGTAGTGCGGCAGTTGCTAATAGTCAGGCGGTGGGAATATTTGGAGAGAGTAAAATTCAAAGTAATACGGGGTCAATTTTAATCGATGGTGTGAATAATGGTGAGAATGGCGAGAATACAAATAGTGTAATTATTGGAGAAAATACCCCCATTACTACCACAGGTTCAGGAAGTATCACCATATCAGGAAATCGAGATTTATTAATTAATTCCGTGACTAATACCGGGGGTGAAATTAATCTCCAAAGTAGTGAAGGAAATATCAATAGTAGTTTTGGAATTATTGATAGTAGTTCTATTCAGGGAAGTGGGGGAAATATTGCGATTAATGCGGCGGGTAATATTAGGGTTGCCGGAATTAATGCCCGTGGAAACACCCAAGGAGGAAGTGTTAGTTTAACTTCTGCTAATAATATTATTACGGTAACTGATAATATTAATACTTCCGCCACCACAGGTCAGGGTAATACAATTACGGTTTCTGCTACCAATGGGGAAATTAATACCCAAGCTGGCATTTTAGATAGTAGTTCTTCTGATAATGATGGCGGCAACCAAACCCTCAACGCTTCGGGAACGATTACTTTAGGAGGAATTAATACCAGTACCGCCTCTAATTCTACCAATAGTCAGGCAGGAACCCTAGATATTTCTTCAGGAAATAATACTATTAATTTAACTGGAGATATTAATACCTCAGCCACCAAAGGTCAGGGAAGTGATGTTAATTTTAATGCTAATGTTATTCTACCTAAACCCAATATTACTATCAATACAACGGGAAATAATAGCGGGGGGAATGTTACCTTTAATGGAACAATTAACGGGGGTATTAACCCCACCCCTACCCTCCCCTTGCTAATGGGAGGACGTAATAGTTTAACCCTAGAAACTGGAACGGGAGATGCAACTTTTAGTCAAGCAATAGGGGATAGTCTGCCGCTACAAAACTTAATCATTAATAGCGGAAATGTGGTTACTCAGTCTGCGGTAACGGTAGAGAATGGGGGAATTAATGTTAATGCAACTCAAAATATTAATTTAGGTGATACCATAACAGCTAATAATAGTCCTATTGATGTTAGTGCTACTGGAGATATTACAACGGCGGATATTATTAGTAATGGGTCAAGAATTTCTCTCACCAGTAATACCGGAAATATTAATACCGCATCGGGTATTCTTAATAGTAGTTCAACCACCGAAAACGGAGGAGAAATCAACCTAAATGCGGCTGAAAATTTAACTATAGGCGCAGTAATTACCCGCACAGAATCTAATTTAGGAACCAGTCAAGCCGGAACCCTAACTCTCTCTGGAAATACAATTAATTTAACTAATAATATTGATACTTCTGCTACTATTGGTTCAGGGAATAATATTATCTTTAATTCTCCGGTGATTTTAGATGCAGATATCGTTACTTTAAACACATCGGGAACCGCCAGAAGTGGAAATGTTACCTTTAATAATACCGTTGATAGTAATACTCCAGGGACTGCTAATTTAACCCTGGAAGCGGGGACGGGAACGGTTAATATTAATCAAGCAATAGGAGCAACAAATCCCTTAAATACTTTAAATCTAACCAGTGGAGATGTCAATAGTAATGGGGGAATTAATCTTGAGGGAGAAGGAATTAATATCAATAGCAGTGGTACGGTTAATTTAACCCAACCCATCACCGCCACGAATACCGCCACTATTAATATTAATGCCGAAAATAATATCACTACCGCCAACCTAACTACCCAAGGTCAAGCTATTATATTAAATAGCAATACGGGAAATATTGATAGTAGTGGCGGAATTATTAATAGCAGTTCTCCTAATAGCAATGGCGGTGATATTACGATGACAACTCCTGCTAATATTACCCTGGGGGAAATCAATACCAGCACCCAAAACAACCAAGCGGGAAATGTTACTTTAAACACTGGAAATAATCCAATTATTTTAAATGGTGATATTAATACCTCTAGCAATAATGGGGTCGGAAGTCAACAACAATATAATAGTCCCCTACAACTCGCATCCCCTAATATTACCCTAACTTCATCGGGAACTAATAATAGTGGTGATATTATTTTCAATAATTCTATCAATGGAAATAGTAACTTAACCCTGAATGCGGGTAGCGGTAATATTACTTTTTCTACTGTGGGTGATAGTAACCCCCTGTCTAGTTTGCAAGTTAATACCACCGGACTCACGACCCTAAAAGGCAATTTAACTACAAATAATAATATTGATTTTAGTAATGCTTCTGGGGGAACTCAACTCGAAAATCCTATTATTATTAATACCACCGGAAATAATGGTAATATCCTATTTAATAATAGTCCGATAACAGGTTCCCAAACCCTAACACTCAACGCCGGAAATGGAACAATTTCCCTGAATACCGTTGGTAATAATAATAACCCCATAAACGGATTAATTTTTCAACAAGCGAGCGCCCTTAACCTGTTTGGAGATATCTACACCAGCGCCGGACTTAACTTTTCCTCCGTAAATACCGTTAATGTTTCTGGAAATTCAGTTACATTAGACACCAGTATTGGAAATGGAGCAATTGACTTTATTGGTTCAACCCTTGGTGGACAAGGAAAGTTAACTCTTAACGCGGGGAATAATGATGTAAATTTAGATACTTTTACCACAGAATCTACCCTAAACGGTTTAGGGATTACCGCCGGAACCGTCCAAGCTAACGCCCCTATTACCCTAGGGTCAGGGGGACTGAATATTAATGCCAGTAATATTGTTAACCTCAATGCTAATATTCTCAGTAATGGTACGGTTGCAGTCACCGCCAATAATGATATTACCACCCGTGATATTACCGCATCCCCTGGTATTACCCTCAATAGCCGTAACGGGAATATTACGGTTAACTCCCTGAATAGTTCATCCCCTAATGCTAACGGTGGGGGTATTTCCCTAAGTACCCCCCAGGGAAATATTACTACTAACACCCTGAATAGCTCATCCCCAGGTAATGCGGGCGGAAATATCTCCCTAGAAGCGAATACCGGAAATGTTACAACCGGAAATATACTGACATCCGGTTCGACAGGCGGTAATGTTACGGTTAAAGCCCAAACCAGCATTACCACCGGACAAATTGATACCCAAGGTCAAACCCAGGGCGGTAACGTCTTCCTCGACCCGATTAATGATGTTCAGGTCGAATTTATTAACGCTGAATCCCCCAATGGTCTCGGGGGTAACGTTTTTGCGGAATCAACTCAAGGCTACTTCCGTGCTACCAACTCCTTCCCCACCCAATTTTCCCCCACGGGAACCGCCAGTATCTCCACCGCAGGACGTCTGGGCGGGGGTTCGATTACGATTCGTCAGGCCGGAGGGCCACTGAATCCCCCTGTTGCTCCCTTTGAAATCGGAGGTAACTTAGCAATGAATGGAACAGCCTCCGTCATTACTACAGGAGACTTTAATATTCTGCCACTCCAAAGTTTTGAAGGTTCATTCACATCAGGAAATATTGTTATTTCCACCGATGACGCGCCTAATATTCCCCCCAATGTAAATCAACCCTTAATTGATACCGAAGTTATCCTACAAGAAGATGTATTAATTCGTCCTGACCAAGAACAAAAAATAGAAGAAACTTCTCCTGAAATTATTATTAATGATAACAATACTACAGGAGACTTTAATATTCTGCCACCCCAAAGTTTTGAAGGTTCATTCACATCAGGAAATATTGTTATTTCCACCGATGACGCGCCTAATATTCCCCCCAATGTAAATCAACCCTTAATTGATACCGGAGTTATCCTACAACAAGATGCCTTAATTCCTCCTGACCAAGAACAAAAAATAGAAGAAACTTCTCCTGAAATTATTATTAATGATAACAATAATTTTCTGCCCAAGAAAATTTTATCAACGGTAGATATTGCTTTTGGTTTTGATAACTTAGATTCGACATTTTTAGCATTAGAACAGTCAAGAAATCAAGAATTTAAACAACATTTAGGAGTCCAAGGAACCCAATTAAATCGTTCAGAAGTTCAACAATTGTTAAAAGAATTAGAGATAAAAACTAAACAGGTTTATGCGATTGTTTATATTGTTTCCAGGGAAGAGCAATTAGAAATCATTGTGGTTCCTTCCTTCGGTGAACCCATAAGACATAGCGTTCCTGAAGCCACTAAAGAAAAATTATTCCCCGTTGTTCGACAATTACAAAGTGAAATTACCAACCCCCGAAAACGGGATAAAGTCAGTTATCAAGCTCCGGCGAAACAACTTTATCAATGGATGATTCAACCGATAGAAGATAATTTGAAAAGATTAGGAATTTCTACAATTCTATTCTCCCTGGATGCAGGTTTACGGAGTTTACCGATGGCAGTTTTATGGGATGGTCAACAATTTTTAACCGAAAAATATGGGATTAGTTTAATTCCGAGTACCAGCTTAATTGACTTTCGATATCAACCCATTGGTCAAGCGCAAGTCCTAGCCATGGGAGCCAGTCAATTTCAACAACAAAATCCACTTCCGGCGGTTCCAATTGAACTCCAAAATATTACTGAAATTTGGCCTGGGGAAAAATTCTTAAACGAACGATTTACCCTGGAAAATCTGAAATCCCAACGGCGTATATCTGATTTTCAAGTGATTCATTTAGCCACCCACGCTGATTTTAAAACCGGATCTCCGAGTAATTCTTTTATTCAATTATGGAATGAAAAATTACCCTTAACAGAACTTCCTAATTTGGGTTGGGATAATCCCATAGTGGAATTATTAACTTTAAGTGCTTGTCGAACAGCATTAGGAGATCGACGGTCAGAATTAGGATTTGCTGGGTTAGCGGTGCAGGCGGGAGTTAAATCCGCTTTAGCGAGTTTATGGTATGTTAGTGATCAAGGAACCTTGGGATTAATGAGTGAATTTTATGAATCTTTAAAGCAAGCTCCGATTAAAGCGATCGCTTTACAAGAGGCACAAATTGACATGATTCAAGGAAAAACTCGGATCGAAAATGATCAATTGATAACCACCTTTGGCGCTATTCCTCTCCCTGAGAATCTGACAGAATTTAATATTACCAGCCTATCCCATCCCTATTACTGGTCAGGATTTACAATGATTGGAAGCCCTTGGTAA